The genomic segment GCACGTCATCAATAACGTTAACTAACTGCTGTTGATGTGCGGACCTcaaactgaggagaaaacacaacTCCACCTGATAGTCGTTACCACAATTCACTCtcgtggtgttttttttctctttttgtgaaggATCTTTTCGCTCCATCCTCTCaactaaattgtaaataaatatccaCTTTTGACacgagggggggtggggggggggcggagcATTACATTATCTATAGACTTCCATTCAATCTGCGTTGTGGATTAATGTAACAAATAGATACTTTTATTAACATGTCGCGGTGAAAATGTCCAACCCTGTAGGAGAGTGTTGGAATAACTTTCCAGGACAACACctgattttcctttttctctaaTTTTCCAGGTGTTTTCCAGTACTGGAAAATGAGTCAATTGTTTTCCAGGACGAGTGGGAACCCTGGGACTGGAGAGTGGCGGAAATCGTGTTTTGGCACGTTACTAGGCAACAGAGCCTGGTGTGATTTGTGTGACAGCACAGTGGGGGCGTGTTGTAATGACTCTTGGTGTCCTGCAGAGGGAGCTGTTGGAAAGGCGGGCTCAGAGGAAACCCAAGTTTGATGGGGAACTGAGAACAGCCTGAGGTCTCGACAAACTAAAAGAAAGAGGCAGCAGAAGAATAACAACTCCCTGTGTCTGTGAGGTTAAATCTCTGTAGGGGGAGGGGCTACAGAAGGCCGggtttgagagtgtgtgtgtgtgtgtgtgtgtgtgtgtgtaccaggtCTGCTGGGCAGCGGTGGGAAGGCTCCAGGATGGTGGATTGGGATGAACTGGGAGGAGCAGGTGGTTTGAGTCTGAGTGCCAGGAGTCTTCTTGGCCTCAGACACCGGGGTCTTCCTCAGCTCCGTCTGCGCTTTGACCTGaacgacaaaaaaacaaaacaaagagactCGTGACCTCAGCTGCTTGAACGCGTCTCGGTAAGATCCTCAGAGTCAGAGCCGCCATGTTAAATTAAAGTTTGAGCTTCTTCACCTGCTTGACAGCATCAGGCGTCTTCTCATGAGCGGCTTTCTTCAGCTCGCTCTTCCTCTTCCCGTCCCTCTTCAGCTCTCCTTTCCCCGCAGCCCCGTTTCCTTTGTTGAAGTCTCGGCGCTCCTTCCCGCTGTCCTTCAGGTTGTGGTTCCGCGTCGGCTCTCGGCTCTGCTCTCGGGGCTTAATGTTCTCTTTGAAGGTAACGACGGGTCGGTCGCTGCCGTCGGGCCAGGAGCTCTGCGTCTTCCCTGCTGATAGCACCGACTTCAGGCCGGAGTTCCCGCCGTCGTTGGCCGTCTGCTCGCCGTTTGACGACTCCTGCAGCACCGGTGCCTCCTTCTCCTGTGGCTCCTCGATGGCCTGCTCTGGAATGTCAGTGATAAAGACGAGGAGGCCGTCTTCACTCACTCTGCACTGGATCAGCCTGCAGGGAGGAGACGGGTCATGTTCTGATGCTCAGTGGGGTTTATTCACCGGTCTGTTTGGTGAAAGTCGTCAGAAATGGTCCAAAAGTGTCTACACTGGAATCATGTGGTAGTGACCTTATTATatcagtatgtaactctgacacctagtgtttaaaatgggtactgcagtctaaattctaaacatcatagagagctgtccccccccctcctcctctctagagtggatgctcactcaggtcaccatgtggtggactctgaagcttcagtgtttatccagctctgcatgggtctgtaaacctttctgtgttctaacctctctccatttttcaaaagcatctccaatattgatcctagtttgagcacgtttctgctcgtggagcttattagaaaaatgcagaggctttttaggtcgggtacaatcacttctatctgaaccacttctcttgaccgcttccatcgctgcaacacctgttgacctgataactgctctcatatctgacaaaccgaggggcgtctaaaacggccgtgtgggggtgtcttaaaagcgcctaccttctctggtccaaacaaatccagagcattcaggagcagaatctaaagttagaaggaggacatactggctgctgcattgttgtcagagaagccagcacttcaacatagcatgtttccttaatgatcagatagtaagctcaCAAAAATCCAGAGTCTAAATCTGAGGAGCGGACAGGTGAAGCAGGTGGACTCACCCCGGCTGGCTGTCAGCTACCCATTTCCCCAGACCGATGAGTCTCTGATGTCGGGTGTGGACCGGCAGACCGTCTCTGTCCACCAGAATCCCCTGATGACCTTTGGTGAAGTCCAGCGACCTGAAGAGAGCGTCGACTTGattaacatttcattcttaaCATTCAAACTAAGTTTATgaacctttcaaaataaaaggaagtgtaaaaaataaaagctgtttggTGTTGGAGTAGATTCATTATAAATCCATCAGGGAGATTCATGGATCGCTTTAAAATAGGAAATCTGTGCTTCATGAAAAGGTGAGTACCTGAGAGCGGGCCGCAGCGCCAAGAAACCCTGCAGCTCAAACTCCTCAGGCAGGGGCgtcactgcagagaaaacaaacacaccttcaaaCAAAGAACACAAACGGGACCGAGCGATCTCCAGTGACGGTAGAGATCAattggagcggctgtggctcagtggtagagtcagtcatctcttaACCTGAAGAtcgggttcgatccccagctcctgcagccacatgtccgatgtgtcctcgggaAAGACTCTTAACCCCGAGTTTCCCCCGCTGACAACCAGCAGGAGCAACTcggggtgtgaatgtgtaggtgcgACCTGCGGAGaggtcagaagactaaaaaaagaGGCCGTGTGGGGTCGCCTCACCCGTATCAATCGAGGTCATATCTGTGGTCGTGGCTCCCAAACGACGGTCCTACGTCGCTCTGTGAGAGAGGATCAAAGATGGCCGACCAAAGAAAACATGCAACTGATGTCTGACAGCGTCCGAAAACTTAAAGGCGATCACTTCACATTGTGGACGCCTTTACGATCTACGTCAGCTAACCAACCAATAGAAATGCAGCATGAAACGACACACTAATCAGCGCGACCACGCGAGCGAAGCCATACGCTAACAATAACATAACGTATCTCGAGCTCTCTTTGTCCCGTCACATTTTTCTATTCCTCCACACGAGCTCGCTTTCTGCTGACCGCCATGGCACGCCTCAGCTCGATCGGGTTGTCTCACACGCATGACGTCAGTGACAGCGTTCATGCAGGTCGCACCGACATTATGAGGGCCGCGTTGCTAAGTGTGGCTGCTATAAACGGAGACGATCAGTCAGTAGGAGGATTTAGACGCTGAAGGGCGAgaagcttttattctgaaggagAACAGGATGTGAGGGCCACGGCTCTAAATAAAGACTCCTACCTGACAAACACGACACGTCGTCCTCTTTGGGCTGGAAACTGTTGAGGATGGAGACGAGCCAGGGCCAGATACTGAGagacgagagggagagagagagggtttacacacatgcatgttcagagccaatcagagagcacaGAGCACCGCGTGAAGACTTACTGCTGCCTCTGGTCCACGGCGGCCTCGTGGAACACGCTGGGTCTCAGTCTGAGCCAGTCCAGAGACACTTTGATGGCGGGCAGAGGACACTCCCCCATGACCTCCTCGCCCCCCCGGCTCTTGTTGAGCAGAGCGCGGCTGAACATGACGCCCAGGAAGGACACTGAGGggaaacacaaagtcaaaacGCCCTTTAACGATCCGGCCTCGGAGCGCAGAGCGTCGTGTCAGAGACGAACTGCTGACGACGCTGAGAGGACAACACGCCTGTGTACACAGTCTAAACCAATCAGGAGACGttgtttcaaacacacaaacatgtcaacaaaagGGATGTAAAGATACAGAACTCCACTAAAAATCAACACCTGtctgataccatggcaacaaacaaTGAAGTCCTAGACACACAGTATGGGGTCTTAAGTAGTTAAGACTAACTATTAAGTTAAgtaagggatacttcacccgttgaaacatgaatctgtgttgacattgggtcatatatgtagaaatgtgaaatacattttgaagttggagccttcttggctgagaaaaggcagaaagtgtctttttggctcatgtggatgaaagacaccaaatcccagaatgcaaagcaccgcaggccactcccactaaggtccaaatcagaatcagaaatactttattaatcccagagggaaatttgatcgttacagtttctccaaaatatacagtatatcagtagaaatatagaaataaaaacatttacagacatctTCACTACtgcgttgtagtttcacaccgctaaccgcaacagcttccagtgacgcaaaatgacgatatTTGCGTCACAGGAAgttccttttcagactcagtaATACAGAACCTTCCAGTCTCAGGGagaaatgagggcgggatgcacgaccattcaaaaattctaccaggtttctaatgatacaaagattaatgctaatgagtgaagtatccctttaagatgCAGGTCATACTGGAGGCCAGTTATGGTTAGTGTGATCAGAGTGATTCTTACTGAAGAGTCCGAGCAGCTGGAACCAGCTGATCTGCTGCTCACTGCTGTAGCTCTGCTCGCTGCTGTCCACCGCCGTCAGGTCTCTCAGGTGATGGAGCTCGAACAGGTTGATAACAGTGATGTGGACCAGCTGCTGCGAGCTGAAGGCTTTCTGCAGGATCAGCCTCTGcacacaggagcacacagagaatctttaaaatctttttttttttttttaatgaaacacctGCAGAAGAAGCGAGTGAACTCTGAGCTGTGACGACGATCTGTCTCACCTGAAACTGCTCCTCCAGCTTCTCCCTCAGAGCGTCCAGTTTGTCCAGACTCTTGCTCAGGTAGACGTGGCCGTGAAACTTGATGAAGGCCCGGATGAAATCTGACACGCTCCACTTGGTTTTCACTTCGTCGCGGCTGCAGaagacacagagggaggggCAGAACATGTCAGATCATATGGGGGACGGTACTGGTGTTAGTCACTTCCTGGTTGTCTTCTTCTCGTGCCCTGATTCGCTGGCTGATTGTGATTTCTCGTAGTTTTGAGCAGTGTTACCTCTCCAGAGCCTTGGACAGGGCCTTCTGCAGGTTGGTGGAGGCTGCTGGGAACGGGAACTTGACGGCGATGCTGCGGCAGTAGTAGAAGATGGTGGTGAGGTGGTCTCCTTTAGAGGACGCCAGGATGGCCAGCTGGTTGTAGGGCTGACCTGCAGGACAcaccgaggaggaggagcatttggttttagatttttttaaagtatggcTGAACGATCTCCAATGTTTCCGTcgctaagctcagccgtcatcacgtcttcGTACGTTGAGGTCACATTAActttcagccttgcagaaacacggcacagccacacacacacacacacacacacacacacagccacacacacacacacacacacacacacacacacacacacacacacactctctctgaaCAGGGCTAGTGTCCCCCGGTGTTCAAAGCAGGGCGTCACACTCACCGTTCGACGGGACCAGCTGAGCTGCGTGTCGGTAGTACGACTCCGCCTGGCTGGTCTGGTTACGGTAACGAGCTGAAAGCACAGAAACATGTACGAGTCAGAGGTCGTAGAGAACGCTTCATGTCTGTTAATAACAccggacgtgtgtgtgtgtatatatgtgtatgtgtgtgtgtatatatgtgtatgtgtgtatatatgtgtgtgtatatatatgtgtgtgtctgtgtgtatgtgtgtatatatgtgtgtgtgtatatatgtgtatgtgtgtatatatgtgtgtatgtgtgtgtatatatatgtgtgtgtctgtgtgtatgtgtgtgtatatgtgtacgtgtgtgtgtatatatgtgtatgtgtgtgtgtatatatgtgtgtgtgtatatatatgtgtgtgtctgtgtgtatgtgtgtgtatatgtgtacatgtgtgtgtgtatatatgtgtatgtgtgtgtgtatatatatgtgtgtgtatatatgtgtgtatgtgtgtgtgtatatatgtgtgtatgtgtgtgtgtatatatatgtgtgtgcctgtgtgtatgtgtgtgtatatatgtgtgtatgtgtgtgtgtatatatgtgtgtgtgtgtgtgtgtgtgtgtatgtatatgtgtacatgtgtgtgtcctctcacCGATGTCTCCGAGGTGGACGAGGCAGTGCTGGCAGATGTAGGAGCAGGAGCTGGGCTGTGGCGTGACGAtggcgctgctgctgctctgtttatTGCTGATGATGCCGAGCTGGGACGACTTGACGCGACTCGGCAGGTCCACGTTGAACACGGTGCagagctcctgcagcagctggagggcGACACGGCAGGTTTAACGCCAACGTGTGACCCAACACACCAAAacgttctggggacttttttaatgtcttcattCACATCGCCATGGTGACGGCTGATATGAACCTTAAAGGGCTGCAAGCATGCCGACAGTTGCTAGGGTAACGTCACTTACACACAGTTTCATTCAGCAGCCAAATAGAGACAAACACGTCACAGGTGTAATATGTAGAGGTGGGCGCCATGACAGACgagacaccaaaaaaaacatgataaacatGAGAATGAAGAAACGGTCACCTGTGTGTAGAAGCCGCTGGCGGCCTCCAGAAACAGGGACAGGTTGGCCTGGACCTCGCTGCGGTTGGGGTTGGCTCTGTTCTTGGCCTGGCTCTGCAGGGTAGTGATCTGATTCTTGAACGCATGATTCCACCTGCGGGAGACAAAAAAGGAAACGCCATCAGGACCGgcgccaacacacacacacacacacacacacacatctgttccTCCACATCTGATGGAGGTGTATGATCTGAGACGTAGGCGGAGCCGCTTACAGGTCCTGCTCCACCTTCTTGTCCAGAGCGTACTCCAGGTCAGTGACCAGCATCTTCTGGTACAGGTCCTGCAGGGCCTGCCGGGACGTCCACACCTCCGCCGCCCCCAGCTTGgaatctgacacacacagagaggaaagtGATGAGGAGCAGCTGCAGGATGTGAGCGGACATGTGGGGGGGTAAGGTGTGCAGCCTACCTTGTTACCGGGGTAACAAGGCCTCCCCCTCAAAGTCCTGACACTCAGAGTTAAGTTCACCAATCTTAAAAGCCTGACCTCTGTGtggtacaggtgtgtgtgtgtgtgtgtgtgtgtgtgtgtgtgtgtgtgtgtgtgtgtgtgtgtgtgtgtgtgtgtgtgtgtgtgtgtgtgtgtgtgtgtgtgtgtgtgtgtgtgtgtgtgtgtgtgtgtgtgtgtgtgtatgtgtggtgaCCTACCTGTCATGTCAGCCTTCAGGGCTTCTGCCTGTCTGCTCGGAtacaaacagagaggaggaggttaGACAGAgccatcagagagagagagacacacacagacagacagacagacagacagacagacagacacacacagacagacagacagacagacagacagacaaccaacacaaccaacacaaacaacagaaccaacacaaacaacagaaccaacacgaacaacaacacaaacaacagaaccaacacaaccaacacgaacaacacaaacaacagaaccaacacaaacaacagaaccaacacaaacaacagaaccaacacgaacaacacaaacaacagaaccaacacaaacaacagaaccaacacgaacaacacaaacaacagaaccaacacaaataacagaaccaacagaaccaacacaaacaacagaaccaacacaaacaacagaaccaacacaaacaacagaaccaacacgaacaacacaaacaacagaaccaacacaaacaacacaaacaacagaaccaacacaaacaacacaaacaacagaaccaacacaaacaacagaaccaacacaaacaacagaaccaacacaaccaacacaaacaacagaaccaacacaaacaacacaaacaacagaaccaacacaaacaacacaaacaacagaaccaacacaaacaacacaaacaacagaaccaacacaaacaacagaaccaacacaaacaacagaaccaacacaaccaacacaaacaacagaaccaacacgaacaacacaaacaacagaaccaacacaaacaacagaaccaacacaaacaacagaaccaacacaaacaacacaaacaacagaaccaacacaaacaacagaaccaacacaaacaacagaaccaacagaaccaacacaaacaacagaaccaacacaaacaacacaaacaacagaaccaacacgaacaacacaaacaacagaaccaacacaaacaacacaaacaacagaaccaacacaaacaacagaaccaacacaaacaacagaaccaacacaaacagaaccaacacaaccaacacaaacaacagaaccaacacgaacaacacaaacaacagaaccaacacaaacaacagaaccaacacaaacaacagaaccaacacaaacaacagaaccaacacaaacaacacaaacaacagaaccaacacaaacaacagaaccaacacaaacaacacaaacaacagaaccaacacgaacaacagaaccaacacaaacaacacaaacaacagaaccaacacgaacaacacaaacaacagaaccaacacaaacaacagaaccaacacaaacaacacaaacaacagaaccaacacaaacaacagaaccaacacaaacaacagaaccaacagaaccaacacaaacagaaccaacacaaccaacacaaacaacagaaccaacacgaacaacacaaacaacagaaccaacacaaacaacagaaccaacacaaacaacagaaccaacagaaccaacacaaacaacagaaccaacacaaacaacagaaccaacacaaacaacagaaccaacagaaccaacagaaccaacacaaacaacacaaacaacagaaccaacacaaacaacagaaccaacacaaacaacacaaacaacagaaccaacacgaacaacagaaccaacacaaacaacacaaacaacagaaccaacacaaacaacagaaccaacacaaacaatgaTGCAGCAATTAATCCACACAGCGAGAAGCTCCCTTGttgataaataaacattaaggTAAAACCTCCCTGATCATCCTGACCAGAAAGTCTGCAGCCCCTAAagggatcacacacacacacacacacacccacctgtacactgatacacacacacccacctgtacactgatacacacacacacacctgtacactgatacataaagtgtgtgtgtgtgtatcagtgtacaggtgtgtgtgtatcagtgtacaggtgtgtgtgtatcagtgtacagctgtttgtgtgtgtgtatcagtgtacaggtgtgtgtgtgtgtgtgtgtgtatcagtgtacagctgtgtgtgtgtgtgtgtgtgtatcagtgtacaggtgtgtgtgtgtgtgtgtgtatcagtgtacaggtgtgtgtgtgtgtgtgtgtgtgtgtatcagtgtgtgtgtgtgtgtgtatcagtgtacaggtgtgtgtgtgtgtgtgtgtgtgtatcagtgtacaggtgtgtgtgtgtgtatcagtgtacaggtgtgtgtgtgtgtgtatcagtgtacatgtgtgtgtgtgtgtatcagtgtacaggtgtgtgtgtatcagtgtacaggtgtgtgtgtgtgtgtgtatcagtgtacaggtgtgtgtgtgtgtgtatcagtgtacaggtgtgtgtgtgtgtgtgtatcagtgtacaggtgtgtgtgtgtgtgtatcagtgtacaggtgtgtgtgtgtgtgtatcagtgtacaggtgtatgtgtgtgtgtgtgtatcagtgtacaggtgtgtgtgtgtgtgtgtgtatcagtgtacaggtgtatgtgtgtgtgtgtatcagtgtacaggtgtgtatgtgtgtgtgtgtatcagtgtacaggtgtgtgtgtgtgtgtgtatcagtgtacaggtgtgtgtgtgtgtgtgtgtatatcagtgtacaggtgtgtgtgtgtgtatcagtgtacaggtgtgtgtgtgtatatcagtgtacaggtgtgtgtgtgtgtatcagtgtacaggtgtgtgtgtgtgtatcagtgtacaggtgtgtgtgtgtgtgtgtgtgtgtgtgtgtgtgtgtgtgtgtatcagtgtacaggtgtgtgtgtgtgtgtatcagtgtacaggtgtgtgtgtatcagtgtacaggtgtatgtgtgtgtgtgtatcagtgtacaggtgtgtgtgtgtgtgtgtgtgtgtgtgtgtggattatAATCGCGGTATTAAAGTTTTGTATCAtcattaaagtaaataaaaacagtttcgtgttatttaaaaacagcGCTAacgctaatgctaatgctaacgctAATGCTAACGCTAACCTGACGCAGAAAGACGCTAGCATGCTAAAGCTAACATTTGGTAAACACGTCTGTCTGTGGCGGGTAAACATCATTTAAACCTTAGTTCGTTATAACAGCGGGTAGTGAGCGTTGATTCTAAATAAATCGAATCCAATTTGAATCAAATGCTGTGATTATTCGACTGAATGTCAGTTCTTTGGTGGCGCCATCGATTGTTTGTTGATATGTGTAGCTAGCAGCTAACGGTTAGcctgttagctttagcattagcaacagaacaaaacaatcCTCACGCAGGAACAAAGTGaagaacagagacaaacagagaccCCCAGAGACCCCCAGAGGACCCCGAGGGCCCCGAGGACCCCGAGGACCCCGCTCACAGCTCACCGCAGATACTGCCCGCACAGGTTCATCCTGCCGGAGAACCAGCCGCTCACACAGACACCGAACATAACGAGCCTCCAGCCGCCATGTTGTTCCTGTCTGAGccgggagggagggggaggaggaagaggaggggaggaggaggaagaggaggggaggggaggaggaagaggaggggaggaggaagaggaggggaggaggaggaagaggaggggaggaggaagaggaggggagggggaggaggggaggaagaggaggggaggaggaggggaggggaggggaggggaggaggaggggaggaggaggggagggggaggaggaagaggaggggaggaagagaaggaagagaaggaaggaggaacaggaggaggaggaagaggaagaagaggaggaaggaggaagaggaggaggaggaagaggaagaagaggaggaagaggaggaggaggaagaggaagaagaggaggaagaggaggaggaagaggaagaagaggaggaaggaggaagaggagaaggaggaggaggaggaagaggaagaggaagaagaggaggaggaggaagaggaggaggaagaggaggaagaggaggaggaggaagaggaagaagaggaggaagaggaggaggaagaggaagaagaggaggaaggaggaagaggagaaggaggaggaggaggaggaagaggaagaagaggaggaggaggaagaggaggaggaagaggagaggaggaagaggaggggagggggggaggggaggggaggaagaggaggggaggaggaagaggaggaggggagggggaggaggaagaggaggggaggaggaagaggagaggaggaagaggaggggaggaggaggaggaggggaggaggaggggagggggaggaggaagaggaggggaggaagagaaggaagagaaggaaggaggaacaggaggaggaggaagaggaagaagaggaggaaggaggaagaggaggaggaggaagaggaagaagaggaggaagaggaggaggaagaggaagaagaggaggaaggaggaagaggagaaggaggaggaggaggaagaggaagaggaagaagaggaggaggaggaagaggaggaggaagaggaggaagaggaggaggaggaggaggaagaggaagaagaggaggaagaggaggaggaagaggaagaagaggaggaaggaggaagaggagaaggaggaggaggaggaggaagaggaagaagaggaggaggaggaagaggaggaggaagaggagaggaggaagaggaggggagggggggaggggaggggaggaagaggaggggaggaggaagaggaggaggggagggggaggaggaagaggaggggaggaggaagaggagaggaggaagaggaggggaggaggaggaggaggaggaagaggaggggaggaggggagggggaggaggaataggaggaggagaggaggaagaggaggggagggggaggaggaagaggaggggaggaggggaggggagggggaggaggaagaggaggaagagaaggaaggaggaagaggaggaggagNNNNNNNNNNNNNNNNNNNNNNNNNNNNNNNNNNNNNNNNNNNNNNNNNNNNNNNNNNNNNNNNNNNNNNNNNNNNNNNNNNNNNNNNNNNNNNNNNNNNNNNNNNNNNNNNNNNNNNNNNNNNNNNNNNNNNNNNNNNNNNNNNNNNNNNNNNNNNNNNNNNNNNNNNNNNNNNNNNNNNNNNNNNNNNNNNNNNNNNNgaggaggaagaggaggaagaggaggaggaggaggaggaagaggaagaagaggaggaaggaggagaggaggaggaggaggaagaggaagaagaggaggaaggaggaggaggaggaagaggaagaggaagaagaggaggaggaggaagaggaggaggaagaggaagaggaagagaggaggaggaggaagaggaggaggaagaggaggaagaggaggaggaggaggaggaagaggagaaga from the Labrus bergylta chromosome 4, fLabBer1.1, whole genome shotgun sequence genome contains:
- the smg7 gene encoding nonsense-mediated mRNA decay factor SMG7 isoform X3, with protein sequence MFGVCVSGWFSGRMNLCGQYLRQAEALKADMTDSKLGAAEVWTSRQALQDLYQKMLVTDLEYALDKKVEQDLWNHAFKNQITTLQSQAKNRANPNRSEVQANLSLFLEAASGFYTQLLQELCTVFNVDLPSRVKSSQLGIISNKQSSSSAIVTPQPSSCSYICQHCLVHLGDIARYRNQTSQAESYYRHAAQLVPSNGQPYNQLAILASSKGDHLTTIFYYCRSIAVKFPFPAASTNLQKALSKALESRDEVKTKWSVSDFIRAFIKFHGHVYLSKSLDKLDALREKLEEQFQRLILQKAFSSQQLVHITVINLFELHHLRDLTAVDSSEQSYSSEQQISWFQLLGLFMSFLGVMFSRALLNKSRGGEEVMGECPLPAIKVSLDWLRLRPSVFHEAAVDQRQHIWPWLVSILNSFQPKEDDVSCLSVTPLPEEFELQGFLALRPALRSLDFTKGHQGILVDRDGLPVHTRHQRLIGLGKWVADSQPGLIQCRVSEDGLLVFITDIPEQAIEEPQEKEAPVLQESSNGEQTANDGGNSGLKSVLSAGKTQSSWPDGSDRPVVTFKENIKPREQSREPTRNHNLKDSGKERRDFNKGNGAAGKGELKRDGKRKSELKKAAHEKTPDAVKQVKAQTELRKTPVSEAKKTPGTQTQTTCSSQFIPIHHPGAFPPLPSRPGFPPSAYVIPPPVGFPGLQVNPGFTFSTGVSVPAPFLQPGVHTQAGTQAGKPSHIPYSQQRPSGPGPGQGPGSSGQMPGQMNQGSSQNQQPQNQLPSQQAMQQTVQLQVQAMSQQQQSPTKPVQQVGMGKSPPHHPGLQQYMQVQDQPAQMWNQAQAALQKIPSLQMSMKQPQQQQQQQAFYMAAQDPLKLYEHQLQPPSMDKKIKYPNVKMQDFYWEPSYRLGEGLAVMADRMKRPPPGGICPEQDPSAGPRGPPFEQLPNQTRMESGPEVVSQSSSLLPISGFPMQEYNQNSIFSQAYGKNLPPSSKPDTPMMHQEPSLYSLFEGTPWSPSLPASSDHSTPASQSPHSSNPSSLPSSPPTHNHGAMPFSNFGPIGTPDSRDRRVMDRWKADKTGAVSGFGLDYLPAAASSAASDTSWHQAGPPGGSWTNQECPMEESSSTVLLDSLKSIWSSSMMQPGPSALEQLLLQQKQKQQRGHGTMNPPH
- the smg7 gene encoding nonsense-mediated mRNA decay factor SMG7 isoform X4 translates to MFGVCVSGWFSGRMNLCGQYLRQAEALKADMTDSKLGAAEVWTSRQALQDLYQKMLVTDLEYALDKKVEQDLWNHAFKNQITTLQSQAKNRANPNRSEVQANLSLFLEAASGFYTQLLQELCTVFNVDLPSRVKSSQLGIISNKQSSSSAIVTPQPSSCSYICQHCLVHLGDIARYRNQTSQAESYYRHAAQLVPSNGQPYNQLAILASSKGDHLTTIFYYCRSIAVKFPFPAASTNLQKALSKALESRDEVKTKWSVSDFIRAFIKFHGHVYLSKSLDKLDALREKLEEQFQRLILQKAFSSQQLVHITVINLFELHHLRDLTAVDSSEQSYSSEQQISWFQLLGLFMSFLGVMFSRALLNKSRGGEEVMGECPLPAIKVSLDWLRLRPSVFHEAAVDQRQHIWPWLVSILNSFQPKEDDVSCLSVTPLPEEFELQGFLALRPALRSLDFTKGHQGILVDRDGLPVHTRHQRLIGLGKWVADSQPGLIQCRVSEDGLLVFITDIPEQAIEEPQEKEAPVLQESSNGEQTANDGGNSGLKSVLSAGKTQSSWPDGSDRPVVTFKENIKPREQSREPTRNHNLKDSGKERRDFNKGNGAAGKGELKRDGKRKSELKKAAHEKTPDAVKQVKAQTELRKTPVSEAKKTPGTQTQTTCSSQFIPIHHPGAFPPLPSRPGFPPSAYVIPPPVGFPGLQVNPGFTFSTGVSVPAPFLQPGVHTQAGTQAGKPSHIPYSQQRPSGPGPGQGPGSSGQMPGQMNQGSSQNQQPQNQLPSQQAMQQTVQLQVQAMSQQQQSPTKPVQQVGMGKSPPHHPGLQQYMQVQDQPAQMWNQAQAALQKIPSLQMSMKQPQQQQQQQAFYMAAQDPLKLYEHQLQPPSMDKKIKYPNVKMQDFYWEPSYRLGEGLAVMADRMKRPPPGGICPEQDPSAGPRGPPFELPNQTRMESGPEVVSQSSSLLPISGFPMQEYNQNSIFSQAYGKNLPPSSKPDTPMMHQEPSLYSLFEGTPWSPSLPASSDHSTPASQSPHSSNPSSLPSSPPTHNHGAMPFSNFGPIGTPDSRDRRVMDRWKADKTGAVSGFGLDYLPAAASSAASDTSWHQAGPPGGSWTNQECPMEESSSTVLLDSLKSIWSSSMMQPGPSALEQLLLQQKQKQQRGHGTMNPPH